From Mucilaginibacter gotjawali:
GCGCACCCATTCCAGCTCGCGTTCCAGGGTTTTCTGGCGTTTGCTTTCGGTTTTGTCTTCCTGGGCCAAACGTTTGGCTTTCTGATCCAGCCACGAGGAATAATTTCCCTTCCATGGGATGCCTTCTCCCCTGTCCAGTTCCAGGATCCAGCCGGCCACATTATCCAAAAAGTAACGGTCGTGGGTAACAGCGATCACGGTACCTTTATATTGTTTTAAATGCTGCTCCAGCCAGTCGATTGACTCAGCGTCAAGGTGGTTGGTGGGCTCATCCAGCAATAAAACATCCGGCTCCTGTAATAATAGGCGGCATAAAGCAACGCGACGGCGTTCACCACCCGAAAGTACCGATATTTTGGTGTCGGGATCGGGGCAGCGCAGGGCATCCATCGCGCGTTCCAGCTTTACATCCAGCTCCCAGGCGTTTACGGCGTCAATTTGATCCTGCAATTCGCCCTGGCGGTTCATCAGCTTATCCATTTTATCGGCATCGCTGTAATATTCCTCCAGTCCAAATTTCTCATTGATCTCTTCGTACTCCTTTAATAAGGCCGTAATTTCGGCCACGCCTTCTTCCACCACCTCTTTTACGGTTTTATTTGGGTCCAGTTCCGGTTCCTGGCTCAGGTAGCCCACGGTATATCCCGGCGAAAAAACCACTTCGCCTATATTGGTTTTATCAATGCCTGCTATAATTTTTAAAAGGGATGACTTGCCCGAACCATTTAAGCCAATAACGCCGATTTTGGCCCCATAAAAAAAGGATAGATATATATTTTTTAAAACTGTTTTTTGCGGCGGGTAAACCTTACTTACGCCCGCCATTGAAAAAATTATTTTCTCGTCTGCCATATGGATATTTAGTGAATTATTAAATTAGTGAATTGGTGATTGATTAGATTGATCAGGCAACAAAAATACCAGAACAAATATGAATGAAATTATGCGTTTAGCAAACCATTTGCCGGGGTTTTTTCGTATACCTAAATAGGATAATTTAACGTTAGTGTAACTATTGTTAATGCCGTAATGTCATATAATTGACTAATTTGTCCGTTATTGTCATATACGGGCTTGCAGTTACGTACCTATAATTAAACTATTTATATAAAATTCTATCAAATAGATATTAATCAATGATTTTTTTATAAAAGTCATTGCAATTGTGGGTTTTTTTTATGAGATTGCTAAAAATTATTTGAGTTTCTTATCTAGTATATCATCTTAATGTCTGCTTTATATTTAACTTAAAAACTTGGCAATAATATTGTTGATATGTGTAAAACAACACGCCCTGATTATTAAAAACAAATTGATACATTAGGGCGTTCATAAATCGGAAGGAACTATATGGAAGCTAAATTTTCGCCGCGGGTTAAGGATGTTATACAATACAGCAGGGAGGAGGCATTGCGCCTTGGCCATGATTATATTGGGACTGAGCACCTTTTGTTGGGACTGATAAGAGACGGGGACGGCGTTGCAATAAAATTACTGAAAGAATTAGCCGTTGATACAGCAAAATTACGACGCTCGGTGGAGGATGCTGTAAAAGGAACTATCGGCACAAATGTGCATATCGGCAGTATCCCATTAACCAAACAGGCCGAAAAGGTATTAAAGATAACTTACCTGGAAGCTAAAATTTTTAAAAGCGATGTTATCGGTACGGAGCATTTACTGCTGTCTATACTGCGTGACGAAGACAACATCGCATCGCAGATATTAACCCAGTTTCATGTTAATTACGAAATTTTTAAAGGCGAAGTGGAATCACATAAGAACGATGTAACCGACGAAATGCCGGGATCCCCTACCGGCGGCGATGATGACTTCAAGGAAGAAGAATCATTCAGCCAACCTAAAAAAGTATCGGATATTAAATCAAAAACACCGGTACTGGATAATTTTGGCCGCGACTTAACCAAAGCAGCCGAAGACGGCCGCCTAGACCCTATCGTAGGCCGCGAAAAAGAAATTGAACGGGTATCACAGATCCTGTCGCGCCGTAAAAAGAACAACCCTATATTAATAGGTGAGCCCGGCGTAGGTAAATCAGCCATTGCGGAAGGTTTGGCGCTGAGGATCGTTCAGCGTAAAGTTTCGCGCGTGCTGTTTAACAAACGCGTGGTTACCCTTGATCTTGCTTCGCTGGTTGCAGGTACCAAGTACCGCGGGCAATTTGAAGAACGGATGAAAGCCGTGATGAACGAGCTGGAAAAATCGCCGGATGTAATCTTATTCATCGACGAGATCCATACCATTGTTGGCGCAGGTGGCGCATCCGGTTCACTGGATGCTTCCAATATGTTTAAACCGGCATTGGCCAGGGGCGAAATACAATGCATTGGCGCCACTACTTTAGATGAATACCGCCAGTATATTGAAAAAGACGGCGCTTT
This genomic window contains:
- the ettA gene encoding energy-dependent translational throttle protein EttA, with amino-acid sequence MADEKIIFSMAGVSKVYPPQKTVLKNIYLSFFYGAKIGVIGLNGSGKSSLLKIIAGIDKTNIGEVVFSPGYTVGYLSQEPELDPNKTVKEVVEEGVAEITALLKEYEEINEKFGLEEYYSDADKMDKLMNRQGELQDQIDAVNAWELDVKLERAMDALRCPDPDTKISVLSGGERRRVALCRLLLQEPDVLLLDEPTNHLDAESIDWLEQHLKQYKGTVIAVTHDRYFLDNVAGWILELDRGEGIPWKGNYSSWLDQKAKRLAQEDKTESKRQKTLERELEWVRMGPKGRHAKSKARLSNYDKLASEETKDREEKLELFIPPGPRLGNVVIEANGVSKSYGEKLLFDNLNFSLPPAGIVGIIGPNGAGKTTLFRLITGQDQPDAGTFRVGETVHLGYVDQMHDDLDPTKSVWENVTGGLETILVGNKPINSRAYVSKFNFNGADQQKKVGVLSGGERNRVHLSITLKKGSNVLLLDEPTNDIDVNTLRALEEALENFGGCAVVISHDRWFLDRICTHILAFEGNSQVYFFEGNYSDYEENRKKRLGDVAPKRIKYKKLTV